Proteins from a genomic interval of Rosa chinensis cultivar Old Blush chromosome 2, RchiOBHm-V2, whole genome shotgun sequence:
- the LOC112189237 gene encoding probable inactive receptor kinase At2g26730 translates to MNRISVCVIFLSLFLFLHSTSSKVDDETRDSLLSFLDELSNGATQPGFTLGWTTLSDPCEKQWGGITCDSQKTSVTGLFLNKQTLSGTLHVATLCNVKSVAASLTSLDLNDNSIGGEISADIQNCQQLTRLNVSRNRLSGNLPDSLAMLINLRRLDISYNDFSGKLPELSLISGLTDFLAQNNQLTGEIPKFNFSHFDTFNVSNNNFHGQIQNANGNVSASSFLGNPGLCGYPLPNNCSTTSSSSTATAGDNSHSRGTSSNKILIYSGYGILALICLVLLISRICSKRKKKNDKKADDAPEKNKVASVDESMDSKYSASSTDFKGGFSKSQCSVTFSAESNANMTSSSLVVLSSPVVNGLNFEELLKAPAEMLGRGKHGSLYKVIIDYGATLVVKRIKDWTISTNDFKLRMQRLDQAKHPNVLSALAFYSSRQEKLLVYEYQYNGSLFKLIHGNQGGKAFGWTSRLSCAATIADTLAFMHEDLQKDGIVHGNLKSSNILLNKNMEPCISEYGLMKINDLDNILPGKVSASSSASTTFKADIYGFGVILLELLTGKLVQHNGVDLTSWVHSVVREEWTAEVFDKSLYSEGASEERMVNLLQVAIKCVNRSPEARPSMKQVATMINTIKEDEDKSTFFDV, encoded by the exons ATGAACAGAATTTCAGTCTGCGTAATCTTCCTTTCATTGTTTCTCTTCCTCCACAGCACTAGTTCTAAAGTGGATGATGAGACCAGGGATTCACTACTCTCCTTCCTTGATGAACTTTCAAACGGTGCTACTCAACCTGGCTTCACTTTGGGTTGGACCACCTTGTCTGATCCCTGTGAGAAACAATGGGGAGGTATAACATGTGATTCCCAAAAAACTTCTGTCACAGGACTCTTTCTAAACAAACAAACCCTCAGTGGAACCCTTCATGTTGCTACCCTTTGCAATGTGAAATCTGTTGCTGCCTCTCTCACCAGTCTTGACCTTAATGACAACAGCATTGGGGGAGAAATTTCAGCTGATATTCAGAACTGTCAGCAGCTCACTAGATTGAATGTAAGCAGAAACCGGCTTTCAGGAAACCTTCCTGATTCACTTGCCATGTTAATCAACCTGAGAAGGCTTGACATTTCCTACAATGACTTCTCTGGCAAGTTACCTGAGCTGTCTTTGATTTCAGGCCTTACAGATTTCCTTGCTCAAAATAACCAGCTTACTGGGGAGATACCAAAATTCAACTTCTCTCATTTTGACACCTTCAATGTCTCCAACAATAACTTTCATGGTCAAATCCAGAATGCGAATGGCAATGTCTCTGCAAGCAGCTTCCTTGGTAATCCTGGATTATGTGGATATCCACTGCCAAACAACTGTTCaacaacttcttcttcttctactgcaACAGCGGGTGACAACTCACACTCAAGGGGGACCTCATCAAACAAAATTCTCATCTACTCGGGGTATGGTATTTTGGCCTTGATTTGTCTAGTGTTACTCATTTCCAGGATATgtagcaaaagaaaaaagaaaaatgataagAAGGCTGATGATGCACCTGAAAAGAACAAGGTAGCATCAGTTGATGAAAGCATGGACAGCAAATATAGTGCTTCATCGACTGACTTCAAAGGCGGTTTCAGCAAATCACAATGTTCGGTAACTTTCTCAGCCGAGAGCAATGCTAATATGACCTCCTCCTCACTTGTTGTCCTCTCCAGCCCTGTGGTCAATGGATTGAACTTTGAGGAGTTGCTCAAAGCTCCTGCTGAGATGCTTGGAAGAGGCAAGCATGGTAGCCTGTACAAGGTCATCATTGATTATGGGGCGACCCTTGTTGTCAAAAGGATTAAAGATTGGACGATTTCGACTAATGATTTCAAGCTGAGGATGCAGAGGTTAGACCAAGCCAAGCACCCTAATGTATTGTCTGCTCTTGCCTTCTACTCCTCCAGACAAGAAAAGCTTCTGGTCTATGAATATCAGTACAATGGAAGCCTTTTCAAGCTCATACACG GAAACCAAGGGGGCAAAGCCTTTGGCTGGACTAGCAGACTTTCTTGTGCAGCAACCATTGCCGACACATTAGCTTTTATGCATGAGGATCTTCAAAAAGATGGGATTGTTCATGGCAACTTAAAATCTTCGAACATTTTGTTGAACAAGAACATGGAGCCTTGCATAAGCGAGTATGGTCTTATGAAGATCAACGATCTTGATAATATATTGCCGGGGAAGGTGTCTGCTTCCAGTAGTGCTTCTACCACATTTAAAGCAGACATTTATGGGTTTGGTGTGATTCTTCTTGAGCTACTTACAGGCAAACTTGTACAGCACAACGGAGTTGACTTGACATCTTGGGTTCACTCGGTGGTTCGAGAGGAATGGACAGCAGAAGTGTTTGACAAGTCCTTATATTCGGAAGGTGCAAGCGAGGAGAGGATGGTGAACTTGCTCCAAGTGGCTATAAAGTGTGTCAACCGTTCTCCAGAGGCCAGACCGAGCATGAAACAAGTTGCTACCATGATCAATACCATAAAAGAGGATGAAGACAAATCCACATTCTTTGATGTATGA
- the LOC112190565 gene encoding LOW QUALITY PROTEIN: RING-H2 finger protein ATL46-like (The sequence of the model RefSeq protein was modified relative to this genomic sequence to represent the inferred CDS: deleted 1 base in 1 codon) produces the protein MSWVQQQIKVNDGSLSYPPPYAGPFYREANPSVVPSPPASSSGTKISPAVLFIIVILAVLFFISGLLHLLVRFLIKHPSSASSQTNNNRYPEISTADALQRQLQQLFHLHDSGLDQAFIDALPVFQYREIVGLKEPFDCAVCLCEFTEKDKLRLLPMCSHAFHINCIDTWLLSNSTCPLCRGTLFTPDYAVENPMFDFDDYREEDGYPGHGENGFTSSQKTVDIEEVVVDNGVLPVRLGKFRKVDAEVGETAGGETSSSTLDARRCYSMGSYQYVLDNSELRVALSKDQQGRNIKLTKEEHNGNLSIDSDVEAKKIGSVTKGESYSVSKIWLWSKKGKYSSSIDTQTGMPSSLNTDLPWMEEHKKRERYNSLLLPSVVELNRMIQGCFTLV, from the exons ATGTCTTGGGTTCAGCAACAAATCAAGGTTAATGATGGTTCTTTGAGCTACCCGCCTCCATATGCTGGTCCCttttatagagaagcaaatcCCTCAGTAGTACCATCACCACCTGCATCATCATCTGGTACAAAGATCAGTCCTGCTGTGCTTTTCATCATTGTGATTCTGGCTGTACTGTTCTTCATCTCTGGTTTGCTGCACCTGCTTGTTAGATTTCTTATAAAGCACCCATCTTCAGCTTCTTCTCAGACTAATAATAATAGGTACCCGGAAATTTCCACTGCTGATGCTCTTCAGAGGCAGCTTCAGCAACTCTTCCACCTTCACGATTCGGGTCTGGATCAGGCTTTTATTGATGCTCTTCCTGTTTTCCAGTATAGGGAGATTGTGGGTTTGAAAGAGCCGTTTGATTGTGCTGTTTGTCTGTGTGAGTTTACTGAGAAGGACAAGCTCAGATTGCTTCCTATGTGTAGCCATGCTTTCCATATCAACTGTATAGATACTTGGCTACTGTCGAATTCGACATGTCCTCTTTGTAGGGGTACCCTCTTCACTCCCGATTATGCGGTTGAGAACCCAATGTTCGATTTTGATGACTACAGAGAAGAAGATGGGTATCCTGGTCATGGAGAAAATGGGTTCACTTCTAGTCAAAAGACAGTGGACATTGAGGAAGTTGTTGTTGACAATGGGGTTTTGCCTGTGAGACTTGGCAAGTTTAGAAAGGTAGATGCTGAGGTAGGGGAGACCGCAGGAGGAGAGACTAGTAGCAGTACATTGGATGCAAGAAGATGCTATTCAATGGGATCGTATCAGTATGTGCTTGATAATTCAGAACTCCGGGTTGCCTTATCGAAGGATCAACAGGGCCGCAATATAAAGCTAACAAAAGAGGAACACAATGGTAATCTTTCAATTGATAGTGATGTAGAGGCGAAGAAGATTGGTAGTGTGACTAAAGGTGAAAGCTACTCTGTTTCCAAGATCTGGCTCTGGTCTAAGAAGGGCAAGTATTCAAGCTCAATTGATACACAGACGGGTATGCCTTCATCTCTTAATACAGACTTGCCATGGATG GAAGAACACAAGAAGCGTGAGAGGTATAATTCCTTATTGTTACCGTCCGTGGTTGAATTAAATAGAATGATCCAAGGTTGTTTCACCTTAGTCTAG